In Eleutherodactylus coqui strain aEleCoq1 chromosome 11, aEleCoq1.hap1, whole genome shotgun sequence, a single window of DNA contains:
- the LOC136581760 gene encoding protein kinase C theta type-like, producing MASNGHEKRKREEESVSGLTNIKKKRSGENNIITEHEEPTAGTSQDPGPSDSGFHISRFTRLQTLGKGGFGEVVLASFPGRNIFTAIKIVDRGRGADMILRERRILLKAQDCPFICHLYAAQQSANKAYFIMEYLSGGSLRAMIRMCGRLDISSVRFYTAEIVCGLQFLHQRNIVHRDIKLDNIMVDRDGHIRIIDLGLAQDGVTSSNKICGRTGTVKYMAPEVLLEKEYDTAVDWWSLGIVVSRMAAGQSPFYHGSKKEKVIESITTEQPKFPSWLDANLKHLLERLLRKNPEKRLGVYKNIRGHPFFTTIDWEELELKRSRPPFKPFRRLLENKNLQWPED from the exons atggcgtccaatggacatGAGAAGCgcaagagagaagaggagagcgtGAGCGGACTCACGAATATAAAGAAGAAGAGGAGCGGAGAGAATAACATAATAACAGAGCATGAGGAGCCAACagcgggcaccagccaggaccccgGACCATCAGACTCCGGATTTCACATCAGTCGCTTCACCCGCCTACAGACATTGGGTAAAGGAGGcttcggagag GTGGTCCTGGCCTCATTCCCTGGCAGAAACATTTTCACAGCCATCAAGATTGTGGACAGAGGAAGGGGAGCAGATATGATATTGAGAGAGCGacggatactcctgaaggcccaagactgccccttcatatGCCATctatatgccgcacagcagtctgccaaCAAAGCCTACTTCATCATGGAGTATCTGTCTGGAGGAAGCCTGAGGGCaatgatcaggatgtgcggccGCCTGGACATCAGcagtgtgag attctacacagcggagattgtatgcggcctccagttcctgcaccaacGCAACATCGTCCACCG agacataaagctggacaaCATCATGGTGGAcagagatggacacatccgcataatcgacctggggctggcccaagacggggTCACCTCGTCTAATAAGATTTGTGGAAGGACGGGCACAGTTAAATAtatggccccagaagtgcttcttgaaAAGGAGTATGACACAGCAgtggactggtggagcctggggattgtcgtatccaggatggcggcaggacagtcccctttctaccatGGCTCCAAAAAGGAAAAGGTCATTGAATCCATCACCACAGAGCAGCCAAAATTTCCATCTTGGCTTGATGCCAACTTAAaacatcttctggagagactgctgcGCAAGAATcctgagaagaggctgggtgtctacaaGAATATCCGAGGTCACCCTTTCTTTaccaccatagattgggaggaaCTGGAATTGAAAAGATCACGGCCGCCATTCAAGCCATTCAGGAGACTTTTGGAGAATAAAAACCTGCAGTGGCCGGAGGAT